The Vicugna pacos chromosome 28, VicPac4, whole genome shotgun sequence genome includes the window TTGTTCATCTCAGAGACCCCCCCAAAATTGTCCCCCCTTAGGGTTTTATAATGTTGCTTCcagaatacatgtatatatatgcatgactgggacattgtgctgtgcaccagaaattgacacattgtaactgaccacttcaattaaaaaaaacaataaaaataaaaataaaataaaatataatgtttccAGGAATTGCGGTTATTAGATGTTGGCGATGCCATTAATTTTAGTAGATACATTATCTTAATTATGGAACAGGCCACTGTTGACTTAATACTTGTTTGTGGATAAATGCTAATAAATTATTTGGGTAGCATTAGAGTTTTTTCCAGACGCATAAAACAACTATATTACATTTCACATATCTTATGAGAACAGGgctaaattaagaaaatggaaaagaaacatcTTGGTTATATCTTCAAATAGTGAAGGTCTGAAAAGTTAGATCCTAAAATACACTGCCATCACAGCATTTGGGATAAAATGGAGTGCTACCAGCTTGGTTTTGAATTAGGCTAAGAGTTCAGTAAGGAAACCAGTGTTCAAGGGATGTGCTGGGAGTCGTTCACGAAAAGGAACAAGCTGGAATGGAGGTATTCTCTGGTTCTCTTTCACATCCAGTGTTGCTACAAAACGCAACTTCACAGGCCCCCTCTGGATCTCAACTCTTTAGCAGCAAGATCCTCCCATTACATCTGTTTCCAAGGGCCCTCTTTGGGTCATGGTACAAGTTAAGTCAAGGGGAGAAAACCTCAGAAAACCTACCCTAGATTAGTCACTGCAGGCTGGACCCCTCCTCAGGAGCACTTCAGGTACTCCTTAAAATGTCTTAATCTATCATAACCCCACTGGCAAGATAAAGGTCACATATACCATTGATGTGTCTTAAAAATAAACTCTTCTGTAGCCCGAGGAATCAGAAATACCTTCTCCCCCTTTTAATGGCCTATACATTAACGTGCCCCAGCCAACGAAGCACAGGGCAGAGTTTTCACCTGGGTCAGAAGGTTGTGGAACTCTTCCACTGCCTGTGAATGTGCCATGGGGTTTAGCACCAGGTGTTGAAAGAGATTGACAGGCTCAGCATTCCGAAATGTCTTAGGGATCGGGATGGTCAGGGGCAGGAAGGCGTTACCGATGAGGAAATGATGGAGAGACCTCTGCTGGAGGCCTCGGCCCAAGAACCAGAGGATGTCCTGGAGCCGCTGGGAGAGCATGCTGTGCTGCCAGTCTGTTAGGGGCAGCCGGAGCAACAGGTGCATGAGGGCTGTTTTAAAGTGGTAAGAGGTGAGGATGGGACGGGATGCTCCCTGGGGTAAACTCTGAGTGTCCCGGAGACTTAAAATGATCTGGAGGCACTTGAGATGACAGGTGTTCTCTGGAGCAAAACGCCCCACCAGCTTTAGGAACAAGTGCTCACAGGCTGCAAAGGACTCAGGCCAGTCCACGCTGGTGAGCTGTTCCTGGTCAGGGGCCTGACTCACCAGGTAGACCAAGGTGTCTTCCCGTTGCACCCCCAGGACCAAGCGGATGGAGAGAAAGCGGCCTGAGCGGTAGTCCAGCCTGAGCTTGCAGCAGGTGGTGGACGGTGGCAGGCTGAGCTTAAAGTCATACTTGTGGGCTACGAGGGCCCAGGCATTGCCCACCATGTTCCGGAACCACTGGACAGTCTTGCACACGTCCAGATGGGAGCCGGTGCAGAGAGCCGCCTTGATGGAGCTGTTGCACTTGCCCAGGAGGGCCTGGTGGTCCCTGTGGTGGTGCACCAGGCACAGCACATCCCCCAGAAGTTTCTCACGCTTGCACATGCATTCTGACTCCACCACCACGCAGCCACAGCGGCGGCCCAGGGCTGGATCCCGCATCTCCAGCACAAACATTGTGCCCTGGGGGGGAACAATGGGCACCAGGATGTCAAATTTCTGGGTCTCGTGGAGGGTTCCCCATTTCTCGAAGGCAGCCCCGATGCCCAGGCAGTCCTCCAACTGTGGGTGAGCCTCCCGGCGGCTGAGCACCCGACAGGCTTCGATGAGGTCGTCCACGAAGCTCTCCACAAACTCGCAGGTGCAGGGCAGGTCCCGCGTGACATTCTGGACATGGTGCTTGTAAAAAGACTCCAGGGCCTCCCGTGAGGGAAAGTCAGTAAGCCAGTTGTAGGAGGTGACAGGCACGACAcggacctcctcctcctcctcgtcgctGCTGGAATCGAAGGCCGGCTCATACTGCATGTTCTGTCGCAGGAGCTCGAAGATGAGGAAAAAGCAAAAGAGGCCGGCATTCCACAGGTTTCCTAGCATCCAGCCCAGCGGCCCCTCCTGGCCATCAGCCTGGAACGGCCACCCCATGTCTTTCCTCCCCAGCACTAACTGGTCATCTGACGTGTCTCCTCTCCAGAAGTTCTCTGCCTTCAGCTTCTCCTCCGCTGCACGCTTCCGCTCTTCAAACTCTATCTCTAACTGGCGCATCTCCTCGCTCATCCGCTTCTCCAGCTGCCGGCTTCTGGCTAGCGTGTCCAGGTCCATCCGGTCACTGACCATCAAGGGGTGGTGAACCACGTACATCACTGCCAAGAACAGAAGGCTTATCACAGCCATGGAGACCTCTGCATCTGGAGAAGTGGGAGGGTGGGAGTCAGTGGTGATCTTCGGGAATTGTCTGCTCTCCAGTGCATATTCCCCGGAGCCCTGGAACCCCAAATCCTGGAAATCAGCCACTCAGGAGGAACAGAAAGCTCACAGAGCTGGGGTTGGACAGAGCAAGGGTGGTCTGCCTGGGAGGAGGTTTGGGAAAAAGCAGGGCACCAGGATGTGCCACCTGATCTCACTACTGCTTTCCTTCCACATGGTGTGGGTGGTATTTAGGCTTCCAGAGGGTAGACATGGGACTGTTTCCATTCCTGtgcaggatggggagggggaCCCTAGCCTCACCAGACTCATCAGTCCACTGTGGGCAACAGGTGTGCCCTGTTGCTCCCAGAGTCTCCCTTCCAAGGGCAGAAAGCACTGCTCTGCCTGGGTAACACCTTTCCTCTAGCCAGATGGTCGGCCCCAGGCCAAGCTGTAGCATCCCACCTCCTCTGTGACTTCACAATCCTCATTCTGCTCACCCTGTCATTAGAccactcctcctccctcctgccagtGGGCCAACCTCTAGTGGGCGCCAGGGAGGCACAGTGTGGCCAGCGCCTCTCCACCGCAGCTGCTGTGCCCCTTGAGGCCCTAAGGGGAATGATGCCCCATCGGTGGGCCAAGCCTACGGGCAGGCTTGGCTCCACCTCTCAGCCTGGGAAACTTCGTGAAGAAGCAGATGCCCAAGGCCTCCTGAGAGCCCACAGGAGTCAGTTCCTCTGCCTGCCCACTCACCACCAAGGCCTGAAGCTTCTTCCTGCATTCACCCCACCTGTGCGCAAGCTACTGGGCTTACCGAGATCATGAAGGGCCGTGCCGTGTGGACGCTGAAGCCAGGTGGGGGACTCTCCTCCCTCTGGAGCTCGTCCTTGTTTGGTCTCACCACCCTCTCCAGAAGCCCTGCTAAAATTTACAAACTACTTGGGGGCTTTGGCTCAAAGCGgtgtgacccccccccccactcaTAACTTCCCCAAATACCACGCCCAGAGATCTGAACTCTCATCCGCCAATTTAGAACAAGCCAACTCAGGGTTTCTCCTGGGACCTGGGGCCAGGTTACTCACGGTCGGTGTTACCAAGCACACGGTTTTAAGGAGCCGGCTTGGCCTGACCGCCCCCGCCTTCTTCCCGGCGCGGTGGTGGCTCCGGGTTCCTCGCCAGGTCCGCCTTCGGGAGTGGACCCGCTCCCCTCTCCCGGGGAACACACCATGTCTGTCTGAGTGTCCGATCGTCCGTGCGCAGCCGGACCCTGAGACCCCACGGTGCCGCGCGCGGCTCCGAGGGCGCCAGCCGGACCCAGCGCTCCCGCCGTCCAGGCTCCGCccaaccccgccccgccccgcccacccccATCCCGGCAGCGGAGCGAACGCATGGCGGGAGCCCCGCCCTGAGGCCGGGGACCCTCCTCGCCAGCACTCGCCGTGTGTCCGCCGCGTCGCCAACCCAGGGTTTGTGTGCCCCGCGGAGGGGCTGCGGCCAAAGGCTCGCTGCTGAGGGCCATTCATGCCGCAGCTGCTCAGCCTCCCTCGGGCGGCACAAGGGGGCATTGCAGGGCCGGCTGTTAGCTTAATTCGGTTCAGTGGAAAATATACTTAatgggaatttagaatatacttaaCAGTGAGGTTGATGGTGGCATAACCAAGAATTGTAGGGAAAAACATCAGTCCCACTTCTGGCTGGCGCTGCGCAAAGTGGTACAGCAGGTGAGGTGTGTTGTCAGCATCCTTAATGTGCTCTCATCCCACAGCCGAAGCCCAGACTCAGGTGTCTTTCCCCAACCCTTTCTCTTATCTAAGTGGCTCTTATGAAAGGACCAGACAGCACCCAAAGACCTGGTTTGAGGCCTTACTCGCCATTCACTACCCACGTGGGAATAAGAATCCTAAACCTACAGGGTAGCTCAAATGATGAGATGGGTCTGTAAATGAGAAACTTACAGAATGTGGAGACCGGACAAGCTTATGATACGCTAAGAAAATGCCAATGGAATGGATTTCCTGAAAAGCATCTTCAGTCTCAGAAAGAGCCCGAGCCTTCCTGCCCTGTGTCAGCTATtcaaggagaaaaggaagtaatGATCTCTTAATACTTACCAAGTCAAGTCCTTTTGCTGAAAGACAAGTTCCATGTCTCCTTATCCAGTGGCAATGCAGAGGGGGCGCCAAACAACTTGAACAGTACTTCCAGAAATACTGACTTATTTAATTGTGGAAGGGAAAAGACTTCTGGCTGACCATGACTGAAGTTccaaagtttctttttataaaCTTGCATGATGAAGAATAGACCACAGGCTACTAAGCATTAGTGCAATCAAGCAGtgataatgattatttttaaatttatgaccTGACAATGTTGGGATTAAAAAAAGCATTTCAGAATGGGCAAAATAATGGTGTTTAAAGCCATGTGTTTAAAGGTGTGTATTCATGATCAATGAAGGGTTTGTTTTAAAAGTGATTGTCAGGTTAGAAGATTTTTACTAATTTATGATCTGCAAGAAGTGAAGTTGGTTGCTATACCAAATTAGAGACTCTATGCTAGAGAACTACTAATCCATTTAAAGATCACACTTAAATCGACAAAAAGCCCTGTAGTGGTGGACAGTTTCTTGGCCTGTTTTCTGGTGGCTCATCTTCAACATGTTGTGAAGTGACAGCTGGCTTAGTCAGTGGGATTAATAGGAAATCAAGTCATTCAGACAACTTGTTATTCACACTAACTGATGATTGTACACAAATGACATGTGAGTAAACTCTAGCTATCGTCACTCATTTTAACAAATATGGTAGATTTGccctaaaataaacataaattttcatcattaaaaaattagtACATAGAAAGGAAGTAACTACATAATCTACTTGATTCTACCTCTTGTCCCACAAAACCGAAAATTTGTTGAAGATGTTTGCCTTTGCGTGAGAACAGTTGCTCCAAGACTTGGGAACATTGGGAGAAACAttaagaatgaattaaaaaacaaggcAAATGATTTTGAGTGGTTTTCCTAGGCTTGACGAGTCTACAGATGTTACTGATACTGCTTAGTTGTTGCTGTTATTCAAGAAGCCAACACAGAGTTTGTAGTTCCTGAACAATTAGACTTTTTGAATAATCTGCATGGAAAAAGTACAGGGAAGAATATTTCAAAGAAGTtgagaaaacactaattcaataCAGCCTTAAGTGGAATCTGCTAATATGTCACATCTGATGATGATAAAAATATATGTGGAGCAGAAGTCTTAGCTGGACAAATTTACAAAGCTTATGAAAAT containing:
- the ITPRIPL1 gene encoding inositol 1,4,5-trisphosphate receptor-interacting protein-like 1 isoform X1, yielding MISGSGEYALESRQFPKITTDSHPPTSPDAEVSMAVISLLFLAVMYVVHHPLMVSDRMDLDTLARSRQLEKRMSEEMRQLEIEFEERKRAAEEKLKAENFWRGDTSDDQLVLGRKDMGWPFQADGQEGPLGWMLGNLWNAGLFCFFLIFELLRQNMQYEPAFDSSSDEEEEEVRVVPVTSYNWLTDFPSREALESFYKHHVQNVTRDLPCTCEFVESFVDDLIEACRVLSRREAHPQLEDCLGIGAAFEKWGTLHETQKFDILVPIVPPQGTMFVLEMRDPALGRRCGCVVVESECMCKREKLLGDVLCLVHHHRDHQALLGKCNSSIKAALCTGSHLDVCKTVQWFRNMVGNAWALVAHKYDFKLSLPPSTTCCKLRLDYRSGRFLSIRLVLGVQREDTLVYLVSQAPDQEQLTSVDWPESFAACEHLFLKLVGRFAPENTCHLKCLQIILSLRDTQSLPQGASRPILTSYHFKTALMHLLLRLPLTDWQHSMLSQRLQDILWFLGRGLQQRSLHHFLIGNAFLPLTIPIPKTFRNAEPVNLFQHLVLNPMAHSQAVEEFHNLLTQVKTLPCASLAGAR
- the ITPRIPL1 gene encoding inositol 1,4,5-trisphosphate receptor-interacting protein-like 1 isoform X3, which encodes MYVVHHPLMVSDRMDLDTLARSRQLEKRMSEEMRQLEIEFEERKRAAEEKLKAENFWRGDTSDDQLVLGRKDMGWPFQADGQEGPLGWMLGNLWNAGLFCFFLIFELLRQNMQYEPAFDSSSDEEEEEVRVVPVTSYNWLTDFPSREALESFYKHHVQNVTRDLPCTCEFVESFVDDLIEACRVLSRREAHPQLEDCLGIGAAFEKWGTLHETQKFDILVPIVPPQGTMFVLEMRDPALGRRCGCVVVESECMCKREKLLGDVLCLVHHHRDHQALLGKCNSSIKAALCTGSHLDVCKTVQWFRNMVGNAWALVAHKYDFKLSLPPSTTCCKLRLDYRSGRFLSIRLVLGVQREDTLVYLVSQAPDQEQLTSVDWPESFAACEHLFLKLVGRFAPENTCHLKCLQIILSLRDTQSLPQGASRPILTSYHFKTALMHLLLRLPLTDWQHSMLSQRLQDILWFLGRGLQQRSLHHFLIGNAFLPLTIPIPKTFRNAEPVNLFQHLVLNPMAHSQAVEEFHNLLTQVKTLPCASLAGAR
- the ITPRIPL1 gene encoding inositol 1,4,5-trisphosphate receptor-interacting protein-like 1 isoform X2 → MAVISLLFLAVMYVVHHPLMVSDRMDLDTLARSRQLEKRMSEEMRQLEIEFEERKRAAEEKLKAENFWRGDTSDDQLVLGRKDMGWPFQADGQEGPLGWMLGNLWNAGLFCFFLIFELLRQNMQYEPAFDSSSDEEEEEVRVVPVTSYNWLTDFPSREALESFYKHHVQNVTRDLPCTCEFVESFVDDLIEACRVLSRREAHPQLEDCLGIGAAFEKWGTLHETQKFDILVPIVPPQGTMFVLEMRDPALGRRCGCVVVESECMCKREKLLGDVLCLVHHHRDHQALLGKCNSSIKAALCTGSHLDVCKTVQWFRNMVGNAWALVAHKYDFKLSLPPSTTCCKLRLDYRSGRFLSIRLVLGVQREDTLVYLVSQAPDQEQLTSVDWPESFAACEHLFLKLVGRFAPENTCHLKCLQIILSLRDTQSLPQGASRPILTSYHFKTALMHLLLRLPLTDWQHSMLSQRLQDILWFLGRGLQQRSLHHFLIGNAFLPLTIPIPKTFRNAEPVNLFQHLVLNPMAHSQAVEEFHNLLTQVKTLPCASLAGAR